Proteins from a single region of Theobroma cacao cultivar B97-61/B2 chromosome 10, Criollo_cocoa_genome_V2, whole genome shotgun sequence:
- the LOC18586052 gene encoding protein SRG1, which translates to MELKVESGGIQEDGNLGWGRSLPVPSIQEIVRNDSNSVPDRYIQEHKDRPQVSENLHASLDIPVLDFSLLAKGDENERRKLHLACKEWGFFQITNHGMAKEVLHKMKTAVAAFFELPLQEKKKYAMAANDLQGYGQAYVVSEEQKLDWNDIIFLITLPTEKRNFKFWPVTSPGFKEAVDQYSTELQKVAAEIYANLSVLMGLDRDGLLELLGELKQGIRMNYYPSCPRPDLVLGISPHSDGSALTLLLQDDEVTALQIKHEESWVDVKPIPNSLVVNIGDAIEILSNGVYKSIEHRAITNEKKERISIATFVFPDEEQEIGPLESMVDELHRPRMYRKIEYVDYLRQVLNRRMEGKAHTDIVKLDNK; encoded by the exons ATGGAACTGAAAGTTGAAAGTGGGGGTATCCAGGAAGATGGGAATTTGGGTTGGGGCAGGTCTTTGCCAGTGCCAAGCATCCAGGAGATAGTGAGGAATGATTCTAATTCAGTTCCAGATAGATACATCCAAGAACACAAGGACAGGCCACAAGTTTCTGAGAATTTGCATGCTTCACTTGACATTCCAGTCTTGGATTTCTCCTTGTTAGCCAAGGGagatgaaaatgaaagaaggAAGCTACACCTTGCTTGCAAGGAGTGGGGATTTTTTCAG ATAACAAATCATGGGATGGCAAAGGAGGTCTTGCACAAGATGAAGACAGCTGTTGCAGCATTCTTTGAACTTCCActccaagaaaaaaagaagtatGCAATGGCTGCCAATGATCTTCAAGGATATGGGCAAGCGTATGTTGTCTCAGAGGAGCAGAAACTTGATTGGAATGACATTATATTCTTAATCACTCTTCCCACTGAAAAGAGAAATTTCAAGTTCTGGCCAGTCACTTCCCCAGGTTTCAA AGAAGCAGTGGATCAGTACTCGACAGAATTACAGAAGGTTGCTGCAGAGATCTATGCTAATTTATCAGTATTGATGGGGCTGGATAGAGATGGTTTACTAGAGTTGCTAGGAGAGCTGAAACAAGGAATAAGAATGAACTATTACCCTTCTTGTCCGAGGCCAGATCTTGTTCTAGGCATTAGTCCCCATTCTGATGGAAGTGCATTAACCTTGCTTTTGCAAGATGATGAAGTCACTGCCCTccaaattaaacatgaagaatCATGGGTTGATGTTAAGCCAATTCCAAATTCTCTAGTAGTGAACATTGGTGATGCTATTGAG ATTCTGAGCAATGGCGTGTACAAAAGCATTGAGCACAGAGCCATaacaaatgagaaaaaagagagaatatCAATAGCAACGTTTGTGTTTCCAGATGAAGAGCAAGAAATTGGTCCACTTGAATCAATGGTGGATGAACTGCATCGCCCTAGAATGTACCGAAAAATTGAGTACGTTGATTATCTCAGGCAAGTTTTAAATAGGAGAATGGAGGGAAAAGCTCACACTGATATTGTGAAGTTAGATAACAAATAA